The following proteins come from a genomic window of Rhodohalobacter sp. 614A:
- a CDS encoding STAS/SEC14 domain-containing protein, with protein sequence MTGFIDIDADNVVGIRIDGKISEQEFDAITARLEEKMSKHSTVRIYAEIKSLGGMSPETFFKDLKFGLQNWDRFDKEALVTDKKWLEKIIDISDHLFPSIEVEAFSFDEKKKAKIWIQN encoded by the coding sequence ATGACCGGCTTTATTGATATTGATGCAGATAACGTTGTTGGAATTCGAATAGATGGAAAAATCAGCGAACAGGAATTTGACGCCATAACAGCACGTCTCGAAGAAAAAATGAGCAAGCACTCCACCGTCCGAATCTATGCTGAAATTAAATCTTTGGGAGGAATGTCACCCGAAACATTCTTTAAAGATCTGAAATTCGGACTTCAAAACTGGGACCGCTTCGACAAAGAAGCGCTCGTAACAGACAAGAAATGGCTGGAAAAAATTATTGATATTTCTGACCACCTTTTTCCCTCAATTGAAGTTGAGGCTTTCTCGTTTGATGAAAAGAAAAAAGCTAAAATCTGGATTCAGAATTAG
- a CDS encoding formylglycine-generating enzyme family protein, which translates to MIKKACNVWDNPNLFWILVLPFFILSCKSSEVNTNNTPVQSEPTSQNETNNVAVTDIQTEEYTAEIPGSGEEIEMVLVPGGNYEMGPFENGEIHEVKVDSFWIAKHEITWDEYNLFRNEVLEDIRTQVYKELYGVDLEGDAISSPTLSEEALDLLRDNDIPADIISLPSPPYSDMTAGMGTDGFPAVSMTHYAAFMFTKWLTVKTGNFYRLPTEAEWEYACRAANPNVYEPISNQSELNRFAWYRDNSERKYHQPGSKEPNALGLYDMLGNVAEWTFDQYYEDYGAQLEHNPADNPFFKPDQLYPRSVRGGSWMDPAESASCVQRRGSNPNWKMRDPQLPKSLWWHTNAPFVGIRVVRPVNEPNSVDEMEEYWIDAIQDYN; encoded by the coding sequence ATGATTAAGAAAGCTTGCAATGTTTGGGACAACCCAAACCTCTTTTGGATACTGGTACTGCCATTTTTCATTCTATCCTGTAAAAGTTCTGAGGTCAATACAAATAATACCCCGGTTCAATCCGAACCAACTTCCCAAAATGAAACTAATAATGTTGCTGTAACTGACATCCAAACGGAAGAATATACGGCTGAAATTCCCGGAAGCGGTGAAGAGATCGAAATGGTTTTGGTTCCCGGTGGAAATTATGAAATGGGCCCGTTTGAAAATGGAGAAATCCACGAAGTAAAAGTAGATTCTTTCTGGATCGCTAAACACGAAATCACCTGGGATGAATACAATCTCTTCAGAAATGAAGTGCTTGAAGACATCCGCACACAGGTTTATAAGGAACTATATGGCGTTGACCTTGAAGGGGATGCTATTTCATCTCCCACCTTATCGGAAGAAGCGCTTGATCTGCTTCGTGATAATGACATTCCTGCCGATATTATTTCGCTGCCATCTCCACCCTATTCCGATATGACTGCCGGAATGGGAACGGACGGTTTCCCTGCCGTAAGCATGACGCATTATGCCGCATTTATGTTTACCAAATGGCTGACTGTAAAAACCGGAAATTTCTATCGTTTGCCAACGGAAGCGGAATGGGAATATGCCTGCAGGGCTGCCAATCCGAATGTATATGAACCAATTAGCAATCAAAGCGAACTTAACCGGTTTGCCTGGTATCGTGATAATAGCGAACGAAAATATCATCAACCCGGAAGTAAAGAACCGAATGCTCTGGGTCTTTATGATATGCTGGGCAATGTTGCCGAATGGACTTTCGATCAATATTATGAAGATTACGGCGCCCAGCTTGAACACAACCCTGCCGATAATCCTTTTTTCAAACCGGACCAGCTTTATCCCAGAAGTGTTCGTGGCGGGTCGTGGATGGATCCTGCCGAATCGGCCAGCTGTGTTCAGCGGAGAGGTTCTAATCCCAACTGGAAAATGAGAGATCCTCAACTTCCCAAAAGTCTTTGGTGGCATACAAATGCGCCATTTGTAGGCATCAGAGTGGTAAGGCCGGTCAATGAACCTAATTCAGTTGATGAGATGGAAGAATACTGGATTGATGCTATACAGGATTACAATTAA
- a CDS encoding Gfo/Idh/MocA family oxidoreductase → MENKNQLNSKLTRRDFMKKTSLAAGGGFLLSSLPIGSSAYAAANDTLNVAVIGCGGRGTGAANQALTADNGVKIVALADLFRDRLDECYTALSERLKASNETDRLAVPEEHKFVGFDGYKHAIELADVVILATPPGFRPEHFEEAVRQGKHIFMEKPVATDAHGVRRVLQAGREAKRKKLNVVVGLQRHYQNNYNEALQHIRDNAIGKITAGQVYWNGAGVWVRERQPGMSELEYQNRNWYYFNWLCGDHILEQHIHNIDVANWFIGEYPVSAQGMGGREVRNGKDHGQIFDHHFVEFTYPGGAVIASQCRHQPNTFSRVAEHFQGAFGTIELDSNNKAVIKDWDGVVLYDHEGMNDPNPYQVEHDKLFASIRNGEVIDDTEYGAKSTMTAILGRMATYSGQMITWDQAINANDKMVPDNMTWDTPPPVMPDENGNYPVPTPGVTDVLGTESTASKG, encoded by the coding sequence ATGGAAAACAAAAATCAGCTAAACTCAAAACTGACAAGAAGAGATTTTATGAAGAAAACATCGCTTGCTGCAGGTGGCGGTTTTCTTTTGAGCAGCCTTCCGATAGGATCAAGTGCCTATGCTGCTGCCAATGATACGTTAAATGTTGCCGTGATAGGCTGCGGCGGACGAGGAACCGGTGCCGCAAACCAGGCACTTACGGCCGATAACGGTGTTAAAATTGTAGCGTTGGCTGATCTTTTCAGAGACAGGCTGGATGAGTGCTATACCGCTCTTTCCGAACGGTTGAAAGCAAGCAATGAAACCGACCGCCTTGCAGTGCCGGAAGAGCACAAATTTGTTGGTTTTGATGGATACAAGCACGCCATTGAGCTGGCTGATGTTGTGATTCTGGCCACTCCTCCCGGATTCCGTCCCGAGCATTTTGAAGAAGCAGTACGCCAGGGCAAGCATATTTTCATGGAAAAACCGGTTGCAACGGATGCTCATGGTGTTCGCCGCGTTCTGCAGGCCGGTCGCGAAGCCAAGCGTAAAAAACTGAATGTGGTTGTTGGATTGCAGCGGCACTATCAAAATAATTACAATGAAGCCCTTCAGCATATTCGTGATAATGCCATCGGTAAAATTACGGCCGGACAGGTTTACTGGAATGGCGCCGGAGTTTGGGTTCGGGAACGTCAGCCGGGTATGAGTGAGCTTGAATATCAAAACAGAAACTGGTACTACTTTAACTGGTTATGCGGCGATCATATCCTGGAACAACACATTCATAACATCGATGTTGCGAACTGGTTCATCGGCGAATATCCGGTTTCTGCCCAGGGAATGGGTGGACGCGAAGTTCGAAATGGAAAGGATCACGGACAGATTTTTGACCACCATTTTGTAGAGTTTACTTACCCGGGCGGAGCGGTCATTGCCAGCCAGTGCCGTCATCAGCCCAACACCTTTTCTCGTGTAGCAGAGCATTTCCAGGGAGCCTTCGGCACAATCGAGCTGGATTCCAACAATAAAGCCGTTATTAAAGATTGGGATGGCGTTGTTCTGTACGATCACGAGGGCATGAACGATCCAAATCCATACCAGGTTGAACATGACAAACTTTTTGCATCTATTCGTAACGGAGAAGTCATTGACGACACCGAATACGGAGCAAAAAGTACAATGACTGCTATTCTTGGACGAATGGCTACATATTCCGGCCAGATGATTACCTGGGATCAAGCCATTAACGCCAATGATAAAATGGTTCCTGACAACATGACCTGGGATACTCCTCCTCCCGTAATGCCTGATGAGAATGGTAACTATCCTGTTCCAACTCCGGGAGTTACAGATGTTTTGGGAACGGAATCAACGGCGAGTAAAGGGTAA
- a CDS encoding hydroxypyruvate isomerase family protein yields the protein MNRKTFLKNSLFAATALSTGAAFTKANASTLKKSDLLTRHNFKLKYSPHFGMFENHAGRDLMDQLQFMSDIGFRGLEDNGMKGRSRRTQEQIGQKLEDLGMEMGVFVAHTIYWNEPSLSTGDKDYLEQFLDEIRESVEVAKRVDAKWMTVVPGHVDKRLDMDYQELNVIDTLKRAMEILEPHDLVVVLEPLNTLHDHPGMILNKTSQAYRICKHVGSPSCKILYDAYHQAITEGNMIPNIDAAWDEIPYFQLGDHPGRNEPYTGEINYRNIFKHIYDKGFDGIVGMEHGKSKGGKEGELALIDAYVKADDFEV from the coding sequence ATGAATCGAAAAACCTTTCTGAAAAACAGTCTTTTTGCAGCTACAGCTCTTTCTACCGGTGCGGCTTTTACTAAAGCAAATGCCTCGACACTTAAAAAATCAGATCTTCTGACGAGGCATAATTTCAAACTGAAATATTCCCCGCATTTCGGAATGTTTGAGAATCATGCCGGCCGCGATTTAATGGACCAGCTTCAATTTATGAGTGACATCGGATTCCGTGGATTGGAAGACAACGGTATGAAAGGCCGAAGCCGGCGGACACAAGAACAAATCGGCCAAAAACTGGAAGATCTCGGGATGGAAATGGGTGTGTTTGTGGCTCATACGATCTACTGGAATGAACCGAGTTTAAGTACCGGAGACAAAGACTACCTGGAACAATTCCTGGATGAAATCCGTGAATCGGTTGAGGTGGCAAAACGGGTGGATGCCAAATGGATGACGGTGGTCCCGGGCCATGTAGACAAACGTCTTGATATGGATTACCAGGAACTCAATGTTATTGATACGTTGAAACGGGCTATGGAAATTCTTGAACCACACGATTTAGTAGTGGTTCTCGAACCTCTGAACACACTTCATGATCATCCCGGAATGATTCTCAACAAAACATCACAGGCATATCGAATTTGCAAGCATGTTGGCAGTCCATCATGCAAGATCCTGTATGATGCGTATCATCAGGCTATTACCGAGGGAAATATGATCCCGAATATCGATGCGGCGTGGGATGAAATTCCCTATTTCCAGTTGGGCGATCATCCCGGAAGAAATGAACCCTACACCGGTGAAATCAATTACCGGAATATCTTCAAGCACATTTATGATAAAGGGTTTGACGGCATCGTGGGAATGGAACACGGAAAATCGAAAGGTGGCAAAGAGGGAGAGCTGGCCCTGATTGACGCCTATGTAAAAGCTGATGATTTCGAGGTTTGA
- a CDS encoding transmembrane 220 family protein, translated as MILRVANYLMIVLFLLAVVVQYNDTNPFRWMLIYGAASLVSILFALKKLNWIAASSVLLITGVWALMKIPHLTGNGFRHMLDEVQMNQAGVEAAREFLGLLIIFVWVGVLAISTYRKKDKAPPIAE; from the coding sequence ATGATTCTTAGAGTTGCCAACTACCTGATGATTGTTCTTTTTCTTTTAGCTGTGGTTGTTCAGTATAATGATACGAATCCTTTTCGCTGGATGTTGATTTACGGTGCAGCAAGCCTGGTTTCAATTCTCTTTGCCCTCAAAAAACTCAACTGGATTGCAGCTTCATCGGTACTTTTAATAACCGGGGTTTGGGCTTTGATGAAGATTCCTCACCTGACCGGAAATGGATTCCGGCATATGCTGGATGAAGTACAAATGAATCAGGCGGGTGTAGAAGCTGCCCGCGAATTTTTGGGGCTTCTTATCATCTTCGTATGGGTAGGGGTTCTGGCAATTTCCACTTATCGCAAGAAAGATAAAGCACCGCCAATAGCAGAATAA